Within the Acidihalobacter prosperus genome, the region TGTGATCGAGTAGCACGAAGCGCGAGAGGCGCTCGTCGGTCTCGCGCAGAAAACCGGTCACGGTGGTGGTGTGCGGTTGGATGCGGTCGGCCAGTCCGTCCTTGAGCGCGGCGAACCCCTCGGGCTTGAGGTATTCCGGGCAGCACTGCGGGGTATAGCGTCCGCGCAGATACAGCGACCAGAAATAGTTGTCGGCGACCGGCAGGCTGCAGAAGACGTATTCCACCGCCTCGCGGATGAAGCCTGCAATGCCGTTGTCGTGGCTGCGCACGACCTCCTCGCGCTGCGGATGCGGCACGCCCAGCAGGCTCATCGTGAAGGGTCGCGACAGCGCCCAGTTCATGCCGCGCCCCCAAAGCCGTGGGGCGACGTCGCGATCATAATGCTCGCGCTGCTCGTCGAGATCGCTGGCCGACAATACCCGTTCGACCGCATCGCGCAGGCCGGGACGAACCTTCATGTAGGCGCGAAAGCCTCGTGCCACCCAGCCGGAAAGCCCGAAATAGTAGAAACTGCCGCCGCGCCGGCCGGGCAGGAAGGCGGCGATGTGGCGGTCCCAGTAGCCCTGAGCGAAAGGCGACAGGTCGGCCCGCAGGGCGTCGTGGTAGAGCGCGCGTGCCTCGGCGTGGCGGCCGTCGCCGAACAGGGCGAAGAAATCGGCATGCGCCAGGCGGCGGATACCGGCGAGCTTGAGTTCGAGCAGCGCGGTCTGGCGCGGATTGGCATCCACGGCATGGATGCGCGCCGGCCCGCAGAGCGCGTAATCGAGCACGTTGCAGCCCGCGCTGGTGATCGCCAGCAGGCGGTCGTCGGGGCCGATGTGCAGGGCGCGCCGGTCGACCGCTGGATCCTCCCAGCAGGTGTTGTAGACCAAAGCGCGCGAATACAAGGCGTTGAACACACCCTGGTTGATGCGGTCGGCTAGGCGGGTACGGGTCACGGCGGCACCTGTTCGCAGTCGGCTGTCGTCGCGGCAACGCGACACAAGTCTGCGAGTCTAGTGACCGCCTGTGACAAGTCCATGACCCCGGCGGCGCCGGGGTCATGTCACGCCTCAGTGGCCGTGCTGGTGCAGGAAGTGCAAATCGCCGAGGTCGTGCAGTTCCAGCGTGCGCGGCGCGATGCGGCGGCTGGCGCCGTGCTCGAAGACCTCGCTGAGCACCACCTGATACGGCGGCTCGCCGCGGCCCGCCTTGAGCACGCCGAAATGGCGCACGCCGTCGACGAACAGCGACACCGGCTGGTCCGCGCCCCACTGCGAAAAGTTGTAGGTCACCTTGCGGGGATAGGCGAGTGCTTCTTCACGCGGCATGTTCGTGCTCCTGCTTTGTTGTATTAGGCATTGATGATGAACTTCATTCTGGGGATTGCCGCGACATCTGACAAGTGCCGGGACAAGCCCGGCGGCACAGGCGTAAGATCGCCGCATGACCAGCCTGCGCACCTTCGCCCTGCTCGGCAGCCTCTTCATCCTGGGGCTGACTTTCTACCTGATCGAAGGGGTTCTCGTACCCTTTGTGCTCGCCTGGGTGCTGGCCTATCTGCTGGTACCCTGGGTCGACCGACTGCAGGCACGCATGCCGCGGCTGCTCGCCATCGTGCTGGCCTTCCTGATGGTTTTCATAGGCATCGCCATCCTGCTGCTGGGGCTGATTCCCGCGCTGCAGGGACAGATCACGCGTTTTCTCGCCACGCTGCCCGCCTATGCCCACCACCTCAGCCTCACGCTCGACGCACTGGCCACGCGCCTGCATCTGCCGATCGCGCCCGGCGCCGTCGCCAACCATCTCGAACAACAGGTGCGCCATCTCGGCACTCACCTGCTCGAAGCGCCATCGGCCCTGCTCAACACCGCCACCGGCATGATCCGGCTCGCAGTACTGGTGGCGCTGGTACCCA harbors:
- a CDS encoding DUF3419 family protein, translating into MTRTRLADRINQGVFNALYSRALVYNTCWEDPAVDRRALHIGPDDRLLAITSAGCNVLDYALCGPARIHAVDANPRQTALLELKLAGIRRLAHADFFALFGDGRHAEARALYHDALRADLSPFAQGYWDRHIAAFLPGRRGGSFYYFGLSGWVARGFRAYMKVRPGLRDAVERVLSASDLDEQREHYDRDVAPRLWGRGMNWALSRPFTMSLLGVPHPQREEVVRSHDNGIAGFIREAVEYVFCSLPVADNYFWSLYLRGRYTPQCCPEYLKPEGFAALKDGLADRIQPHTTTVTGFLRETDERLSRFVLLDHMDWMSVYHPQALVEEWQAIMARATPDARLIFRSAHAQPGYLQTLHIPGIGGLHERFRFERELAAELQAHDRVHTYAGFHIAQHAA